A region from the Nostoc sp. HK-01 genome encodes:
- a CDS encoding Mg2+ transport protein, whose protein sequence is MTRRELRDLVRNQLQMLLEAADLQAAKAILVPVQPADIAEAIEGLPEAMHALAFRLLSKDEAIAVYEYLDYSVQERLIEELKSQEVRDIVDQMSSDDRARLFDELPAKVVNRLLEQLSTTERQATALLLGYEPNTAGRIMTLEFISLKENITVTQALERIRRLASASEIIYYLYVTDAERRLTGIVSLRDLVTSQPEQIIGETMTRDVIFVRTDTDQEEVARIIQRYDFLAVPVVDKQQLLVGIVTVDDVIDILEEETTKDIYALGGGVQSSGDNYFQMNLMEVARKRVLWLFVLLITNTVTGTIIKSQEDILTKVVTLTAFIPLLTGTGGNVGAQSSTVVIRGMNTDEIRSLGPLQVIGREAIAGLLLGGMLGIVATVWAYFLQGRIEVAIAVGSSLIAISILASVSGSALPFLFRLLRLDPALMSAPFITTAVDVLGVLIYFNLARVILQL, encoded by the coding sequence GTGACCCGCAGAGAATTGCGCGATTTAGTGAGAAATCAACTGCAAATGCTGTTAGAAGCAGCAGATTTACAAGCAGCAAAAGCAATTCTTGTACCTGTACAGCCTGCGGATATTGCGGAAGCGATTGAAGGTTTACCAGAAGCAATGCACGCTTTAGCTTTTAGGTTGCTTTCTAAAGATGAAGCGATCGCAGTTTATGAATATCTTGACTATAGCGTGCAAGAACGGCTAATTGAAGAATTAAAAAGTCAAGAAGTCCGTGATATTGTTGATCAAATGTCCTCAGATGACAGAGCTAGGCTATTTGATGAATTACCTGCAAAAGTTGTCAACCGCCTACTAGAACAATTAAGTACTACAGAACGTCAGGCTACAGCTTTGCTATTGGGTTATGAACCTAATACAGCCGGGCGAATTATGACTTTAGAGTTTATTTCTCTAAAAGAAAATATTACAGTTACGCAAGCTCTAGAGCGAATTCGCCGCTTGGCTAGTGCCAGTGAAATTATTTACTATCTTTATGTCACCGATGCAGAAAGACGGTTAACAGGGATTGTATCTTTACGAGATTTGGTCACATCTCAGCCAGAACAAATCATTGGTGAAACTATGACCCGTGATGTTATATTTGTTCGCACAGATACAGACCAAGAAGAAGTAGCAAGAATAATTCAGAGATATGACTTTCTAGCTGTGCCTGTAGTAGATAAACAACAGCTTTTAGTCGGAATTGTCACAGTTGATGATGTCATTGATATTTTAGAAGAAGAAACCACCAAAGATATTTACGCTTTAGGTGGTGGTGTGCAGTCGAGTGGCGATAATTATTTCCAGATGAATTTAATGGAAGTAGCGCGTAAACGAGTGCTATGGTTATTTGTTTTATTAATCACTAATACAGTTACAGGCACAATTATTAAATCTCAAGAAGATATTTTAACTAAAGTAGTCACCCTAACAGCTTTTATTCCTTTATTAACAGGAACTGGTGGTAACGTTGGCGCACAATCTTCTACAGTAGTGATTCGTGGGATGAACACAGACGAAATTCGTTCCCTTGGGCCATTACAAGTAATTGGTAGAGAAGCGATCGCTGGTTTATTGTTAGGTGGTATGTTGGGGATAGTCGCTACAGTCTGGGCTTACTTTTTGCAAGGACGAATTGAAGTTGCGATCGCAGTTGGTAGTAGTTTAATTGCAATTTCCATCTTAGCTTCCGTGTCTGGTTCCGCACTGCCATTCTTATTTCGCTTGTTGCGTTTAGACCCAGCTTTAATGTCAGCACCATTTATTACCACAGCCGTCGATGTCTTAGGAGTTTTAATTTATTTCAATCTGGCACGAGTAATATTACAGTTATAA
- a CDS encoding phospho-2-dehydro-3-deoxyheptonate aldolase: protein MHNKLSNTNIKSSHILLTPHDVKTRLPLTKSAEHTVLKYREELEHILDFQDSRKFIVVGPCSIHDTKAAIEYAEKLKILADKVKDKLLLIMRVYFEKPRTTVGWKGLINDPDMDDSFHVEKGLLTARSLLLKITELELPAGTEALDPIIPQYISELITWSAIGARTTESQTHREMSSGLSMPVGFKNGTDGNIQVALNALHSAKSPHNFLGINHKGQVSVFQTRGNPYGHVILRGGNQPNYDVANVKLVEEKLKESNLPPRIVIDCSHGNTNKDYKLQSQVFEDVIQQIVNGNTSIVGMMLESHLYEGNQPLNCQPEELKYGVSVTDKCIGWEETERIILAAHEKLR, encoded by the coding sequence ATGCACAACAAATTATCTAATACTAACATTAAAAGTTCACACATCTTATTAACGCCTCACGACGTTAAGACAAGATTGCCACTCACTAAATCGGCAGAACATACAGTTTTAAAATATAGAGAAGAACTAGAACATATTTTAGATTTTCAGGATAGCAGAAAATTTATTGTAGTTGGGCCTTGTTCTATCCACGACACAAAAGCAGCGATAGAATATGCTGAGAAATTAAAAATATTAGCCGATAAAGTCAAAGATAAACTCTTATTAATTATGCGAGTTTACTTTGAAAAACCTAGAACAACAGTAGGCTGGAAAGGTCTAATTAACGACCCTGATATGGATGATTCTTTCCATGTAGAGAAAGGCTTATTAACTGCCAGAAGCTTACTATTAAAAATTACAGAATTAGAATTACCCGCTGGTACAGAAGCCTTAGATCCCATCATTCCACAATATATTAGTGAGTTAATTACATGGTCAGCCATTGGGGCGAGAACCACAGAATCACAAACTCACAGAGAAATGTCTAGTGGACTTTCCATGCCTGTAGGTTTTAAAAATGGCACTGATGGTAATATTCAAGTAGCTTTAAATGCGCTCCACTCAGCTAAAAGTCCCCATAATTTTTTAGGGATTAATCACAAAGGACAAGTCAGCGTTTTTCAAACTAGAGGTAATCCCTACGGTCATGTGATTTTACGGGGTGGAAATCAGCCCAACTACGATGTAGCTAATGTCAAACTAGTAGAAGAAAAATTAAAAGAGTCTAACTTACCACCAAGAATTGTGATTGACTGTAGTCATGGCAATACAAATAAAGACTACAAATTGCAGTCTCAGGTATTTGAAGATGTGATTCAACAAATCGTTAATGGTAATACATCAATAGTGGGGATGATGTTGGAATCGCATTTATATGAAGGTAATCAACCATTAAATTGCCAGCCAGAAGAATTAAAGTATGGGGTTTCTGTAACCGATAAATGTATTGGCTGGGAAGAAACAGAAAGAATTATTTTAGCAGCCCATGAAAAATTGAGGTAG
- a CDS encoding pyridine nucleotide-disulfide oxidoreductase dimerization region, with product MELARVIVRPVDEYNQKLVSHVHPANWVNPQPADCYDLVVIGAGTAGLVVAAGAAGLDLGLKVALIEKHLMGGDCLNVGCIPSKCIIRSARVIGEIWDAKNLGINIAKQQIEIDFPAVMERMRRVRAGISHHDSAERFKNIGVDVFLGNGRFASNNTVEVGGKTLQFKKAVIATGARAIKPSIPGIENVGYLTNETVFSLIQRPDKLAVIGGGPIGCELAQTFQRLGCEVTLFHHGSHLLNKEDADAAEIVQNVLIQEGIRVVLNCQLEEVVAVTEGKRLYFSTNGYRDSVTVDEILVGAGRAPNVEGLNLEGVGVEYDTRRGVKVNDYLQTTNPKIYAAGDICMDWKFTHAADAAARIVIKNTLFSPFGLGRSKLSSLIMPWVTYTSPEIAHVGMYEHEAKKQGIDVATIKIPFSSVDRAIADNEEAGFLKILHKKGSDEILGATIVASHAGEMISEVTTAIVNKIGLSKLSSVIHPYPTQAEAIKKAADAYRRTLLTANTKRLLGFLTKLS from the coding sequence ATGGAATTAGCAAGAGTCATTGTTCGCCCAGTAGATGAGTACAACCAAAAATTAGTGTCTCACGTACATCCTGCTAACTGGGTAAATCCCCAACCTGCTGATTGCTACGACTTGGTAGTTATTGGCGCAGGAACAGCGGGATTAGTTGTAGCCGCAGGTGCAGCAGGTTTAGATTTAGGTTTAAAAGTCGCATTAATCGAAAAGCATCTCATGGGTGGAGATTGCTTAAATGTGGGTTGTATACCATCAAAATGTATTATCCGTTCTGCGCGAGTGATTGGTGAAATTTGGGACGCAAAGAATTTAGGAATTAATATTGCCAAACAACAAATTGAAATTGATTTTCCCGCAGTTATGGAACGGATGCGGCGAGTAAGGGCTGGTATTAGTCATCATGATTCGGCGGAACGCTTTAAAAATATTGGTGTTGATGTTTTTTTAGGTAATGGTCGATTTGCCAGCAATAATACTGTGGAAGTAGGCGGTAAAACCCTGCAGTTTAAAAAAGCGGTAATTGCTACAGGTGCAAGGGCGATAAAACCCTCTATTCCCGGAATTGAAAATGTTGGTTATTTAACTAACGAAACAGTTTTTTCCTTGATTCAACGTCCAGATAAATTAGCTGTAATTGGTGGCGGGCCAATTGGTTGTGAATTAGCGCAAACCTTTCAACGTTTAGGTTGTGAAGTCACACTGTTTCATCACGGTTCTCATCTATTAAATAAAGAAGATGCTGATGCAGCAGAAATTGTGCAGAATGTCTTAATTCAAGAAGGCATTCGCGTGGTGTTAAATTGTCAATTAGAAGAAGTGGTGGCTGTGACCGAAGGAAAAAGACTTTACTTTTCAACTAATGGTTACAGAGATTCGGTGACAGTGGATGAAATTTTAGTAGGTGCGGGACGCGCGCCTAATGTCGAAGGTTTGAATTTAGAAGGTGTGGGTGTAGAATACGACACGCGGCGCGGTGTCAAGGTAAATGATTATCTGCAAACCACAAATCCCAAGATATATGCGGCTGGCGATATCTGCATGGATTGGAAATTTACCCATGCTGCTGATGCAGCGGCGCGAATTGTCATTAAGAATACTTTGTTTTCGCCCTTTGGGTTAGGGCGTTCCAAACTCAGCAGTTTAATTATGCCGTGGGTAACGTATACATCCCCAGAAATTGCCCATGTGGGAATGTATGAACATGAAGCGAAAAAACAAGGTATTGATGTAGCGACAATTAAGATTCCTTTTAGTAGTGTAGACCGCGCGATCGCAGATAATGAAGAAGCAGGCTTTCTTAAAATTCTCCACAAAAAAGGCTCAGACGAAATACTTGGTGCAACCATTGTTGCCAGTCATGCAGGTGAGATGATTTCGGAAGTTACCACCGCAATTGTCAATAAAATCGGTTTGAGTAAATTAAGCAGCGTCATTCATCCCTACCCCACCCAAGCCGAAGCCATTAAAAAAGCCGCCGATGCTTACCGTCGCACTCTCTTAACTGCGAATACCAAACGCCTCCTCGGATTTTTGACCAAGCTTTCATAA
- a CDS encoding acylphosphatase: protein MQDSTQLPKIIRAHVLISGRVQGVGYRYATVDTASQLGLTGWVRNLPDSRVEAVFEGAREVVEEMLRWCHSGPPAAIVQEVVTEYEKPEGLRGFEVK from the coding sequence ATGCAAGATTCCACACAACTACCAAAAATAATTCGCGCCCATGTCTTAATTTCTGGCAGAGTTCAAGGAGTGGGCTATCGCTATGCAACAGTTGATACCGCCAGCCAGTTGGGTTTAACTGGTTGGGTACGAAATCTTCCTGATAGTCGGGTAGAAGCGGTATTTGAAGGGGCGCGGGAGGTTGTAGAGGAAATGCTTCGCTGGTGTCACTCTGGCCCACCTGCGGCGATAGTGCAAGAGGTGGTGACTGAGTATGAGAAACCAGAAGGGTTGCGGGGGTTTGAAGTTAAGTAG
- a CDS encoding cyanophycinase, whose amino-acid sequence MTETAHKRQLVIIGGAEDKEGDCVILREFVRRAGGTKANIVIMTAATELPREVGENYIRVFERLGAEHVRIIDTETREDARSSTALEAIAKATGIFFTGGDQARITSILKDTEIDAAIHQRYAEGAVIAGTSAGAAVMPDKMIVEGDSQSTPRMEIVEMGPGMGFLPGVVIDQHFLQRGRLGRLITALIHEPAVLGFGIDENTAIAVTDDQIEIIGEGSVTIVDESESTYNNADTILRDEPLAICGAKLHILPHGYKFNLKTRQAILTNGVAASETVNESVVGV is encoded by the coding sequence ATGACAGAAACTGCACATAAACGCCAGTTGGTAATTATTGGTGGCGCAGAAGATAAAGAAGGAGATTGTGTGATTCTGCGAGAATTTGTCCGTCGGGCTGGGGGTACAAAAGCCAATATTGTAATTATGACGGCCGCCACAGAACTGCCTAGAGAAGTGGGGGAAAATTATATTAGAGTTTTTGAACGGCTAGGTGCAGAACACGTTCGCATTATTGATACAGAAACTCGTGAAGATGCTAGGTCTTCTACGGCTTTAGAAGCTATTGCTAAGGCGACTGGGATATTTTTTACTGGAGGAGACCAAGCGCGAATTACTAGTATCCTCAAGGATACCGAAATCGATGCGGCTATTCACCAACGCTACGCTGAAGGTGCAGTAATTGCAGGTACTAGTGCGGGTGCGGCTGTGATGCCCGATAAAATGATTGTTGAGGGTGATTCTCAAAGTACACCACGGATGGAAATTGTGGAAATGGGGCCTGGTATGGGTTTTCTCCCAGGGGTTGTGATTGACCAACATTTCTTACAACGGGGACGCTTAGGGCGTTTAATTACAGCTTTAATTCATGAACCTGCGGTGTTAGGATTTGGGATTGATGAGAATACAGCGATCGCCGTGACTGATGACCAAATCGAAATTATTGGTGAAGGTTCAGTCACCATTGTGGATGAGTCTGAATCTACATATAACAACGCAGATACAATTCTCCGGGATGAACCTTTGGCAATTTGTGGTGCGAAGCTGCATATTTTGCCACATGGTTATAAATTTAACCTGAAAACTCGGCAAGCGATTTTGACTAATGGTGTTGCGGCTAGTGAAACTGTGAATGAATCTGTAGTAGGGGTTTAA
- a CDS encoding glycosyl transferase family protein has product MSLVNLTTAKVSIIIPTLNEAGNIKGAIASTQSSTNIEVIVVDGGSSDDTIAIAQSLGAKVISSSPGRAVQMNAGAVVASGEVLLFLHADTRLPVGFDAMIRTALQQPGIVAGAFNLQIDHPGLGLRLVELGVKWRSHLMQMPYGDQAIFLTQQVFQQIGGFPKLPIMEDFELIQRLKSTGSIVIINTPVMTSARRWVKKGIIQTTLLNQIIIIAYLFGVSPVRIHSWYRREKFKRI; this is encoded by the coding sequence ATGAGTTTGGTAAACCTAACTACTGCTAAAGTTTCAATTATTATTCCCACTCTCAACGAAGCCGGGAATATTAAAGGAGCGATCGCCAGCACTCAATCTAGTACAAATATAGAAGTGATTGTGGTTGATGGTGGCTCTAGTGATGACACAATAGCAATTGCTCAATCATTAGGTGCTAAAGTTATTTCATCATCTCCCGGTCGTGCAGTGCAAATGAATGCAGGTGCGGTGGTGGCGAGTGGTGAGGTGTTGCTGTTTCTCCATGCAGATACTCGTTTACCTGTGGGGTTTGATGCAATGATTCGCACAGCACTGCAACAGCCTGGAATTGTAGCTGGTGCCTTTAATTTGCAAATTGATCACCCAGGTTTAGGTTTAAGGTTGGTGGAATTGGGGGTAAAATGGCGATCGCATTTAATGCAAATGCCTTATGGTGATCAAGCAATCTTTTTAACTCAACAAGTATTTCAACAAATTGGTGGTTTTCCTAAGTTACCCATCATGGAAGACTTTGAATTAATCCAGCGATTAAAGTCTACAGGAAGCATTGTCATTATCAACACGCCAGTTATGACTTCAGCGCGTAGATGGGTAAAAAAAGGCATTATTCAAACTACCTTACTCAATCAAATTATTATTATTGCTTATTTGTTTGGCGTTTCCCCAGTACGAATTCATAGCTGGTATCGCCGGGAAAAGTTTAAGAGAATTTAA
- a CDS encoding PilT protein domain protein yields the protein MKVLFDTSALVPAIIVNHPQHLVCFTKIQSAKSGQIQGFISTHSLAETYSVITRLPVQPRISPQQAQSIVVDILQYLEGVPLVVDDYQAAIAQMATLNLPGGAIFDALIAQAALKAQVDILLTLNPNHFTRLGNAIAHIVQVPA from the coding sequence ATGAAAGTTTTGTTTGATACTTCAGCTTTAGTTCCTGCAATAATTGTCAATCACCCACAACATTTGGTTTGTTTTACCAAGATTCAATCTGCAAAGTCTGGGCAAATTCAAGGGTTTATTTCAACGCACAGTTTAGCTGAAACATATTCTGTCATCACACGCTTACCCGTTCAGCCACGTATCAGTCCTCAACAAGCTCAAAGCATAGTTGTAGATATACTACAGTATTTAGAAGGAGTTCCACTAGTTGTTGATGACTATCAAGCTGCAATTGCTCAAATGGCAACTTTAAACCTTCCCGGTGGCGCTATTTTCGATGCTTTAATTGCTCAAGCTGCATTAAAAGCCCAAGTAGATATTTTACTAACATTAAATCCAAACCATTTTACTCGCTTGGGAAATGCGATCGCCCATATTGTACAAGTCCCTGCATAA
- a CDS encoding putative alpha-glucanotransferase, giving the protein MANSIEFTLFAPYNKGAALIGSFSDWQEIPMEKGEDGYFRTTVELEDGVYQYKFRVQSKSWFFEADQWVEVTDPYATDIDELGGKDNSVIRIKDGQKIVDTYVWHHDDKSLPADHELVIYELHVGDFSGGEDDPYARGKYKHVIEKLDYLSDLGINAIELLPVKEYPGDYSWGYNPRYFFATESSYGSTEGLKQLIDECHSRGIRVIMDGIYNHSESSSPLTQIDHDYWYHHAPRDPDNSWGPEFNYEFYDENLETYPARKFIGDTVRFWVQEYHIDGIRYDAARQIANYDFMHWIVQEAKKTAGAKPFYNVAEHIPETTSITNIDGPMDGCWHDSFMHTVTAHICGDRFDLENLKDVIDPKRQGFMGATNVVNYLTNHDHNRVMVELGNRNIFDEEAFRRIKLGVAILMTAVGVPLVWMGQEFGEYKPKTQESSKIDWTLLGNDLNRSLFDYYKGLIHLRKNSHALYTENIDFIHENAEAKVVAYSRWNDEGSRVVVVTNFSENFLGGYHVPNFPCSGTWHEWTANYDVEAGDDGIITDLGPYEAKVFVWQ; this is encoded by the coding sequence ATGGCTAATTCCATTGAATTTACTTTATTTGCCCCTTATAACAAAGGTGCTGCATTAATAGGTTCTTTTTCTGATTGGCAAGAAATTCCAATGGAAAAAGGAGAAGATGGTTATTTTCGCACAACTGTAGAATTAGAAGATGGTGTTTATCAATATAAATTCCGTGTGCAGTCAAAATCATGGTTTTTTGAAGCAGATCAATGGGTAGAGGTAACAGATCCCTATGCAACTGATATTGACGAATTAGGCGGTAAAGATAATAGTGTAATCCGCATTAAAGATGGACAGAAAATTGTTGATACTTATGTCTGGCATCATGATGATAAATCCTTACCAGCAGACCATGAATTAGTTATTTATGAATTACATGTTGGGGATTTTTCTGGTGGTGAAGATGACCCTTATGCCAGAGGTAAATATAAACATGTTATTGAAAAGTTAGATTATTTGTCTGATTTAGGAATTAATGCTATTGAGTTACTACCAGTTAAAGAATATCCTGGTGATTATAGTTGGGGTTATAACCCACGATATTTTTTTGCAACTGAATCTAGTTATGGTTCTACAGAGGGATTAAAGCAACTCATAGACGAATGCCATAGCCGGGGTATTCGAGTAATTATGGATGGGATTTATAATCACTCAGAATCTTCTAGTCCCTTAACTCAAATAGACCATGATTATTGGTATCACCATGCGCCCCGTGACCCTGATAATAGCTGGGGGCCAGAATTTAATTATGAGTTCTACGACGAAAATTTAGAGACTTATCCCGCCCGTAAATTTATTGGTGATACAGTCCGTTTTTGGGTGCAAGAATATCATATAGATGGCATTCGCTACGATGCAGCTAGACAAATAGCTAATTATGATTTTATGCACTGGATAGTTCAAGAAGCGAAAAAAACTGCTGGTGCTAAACCTTTTTATAATGTTGCTGAACACATCCCAGAAACTACTAGTATTACCAACATTGATGGCCCGATGGATGGCTGTTGGCATGATAGTTTTATGCACACAGTCACAGCACATATTTGCGGTGATAGGTTTGATTTAGAAAACCTTAAGGATGTGATTGATCCGAAACGTCAAGGTTTTATGGGTGCGACTAATGTCGTTAATTATCTCACCAACCATGACCATAATCGCGTGATGGTTGAGTTAGGTAATCGGAATATTTTCGATGAAGAAGCTTTTAGGCGGATTAAATTAGGTGTCGCTATTTTGATGACGGCTGTTGGTGTACCTTTGGTATGGATGGGACAAGAGTTTGGCGAGTATAAACCTAAAACTCAAGAATCATCAAAAATTGATTGGACACTACTAGGTAATGATTTAAATCGGAGTTTATTTGATTACTACAAAGGCTTGATTCATTTACGGAAAAATAGTCATGCCTTATACACCGAAAATATTGATTTCATCCACGAAAACGCCGAAGCTAAGGTAGTGGCTTATAGCCGTTGGAATGATGAAGGTTCCCGTGTAGTTGTGGTAACAAATTTTTCCGAAAACTTTTTAGGCGGCTATCATGTGCCTAACTTTCCTTGTAGCGGTACTTGGCACGAGTGGACTGCCAATTATGATGTCGAGGCTGGCGATGATGGGATTATAACTGATCTTGGCCCTTATGAAGCTAAAGTATTCGTTTGGCAATAA
- a CDS encoding RimK domain-containing protein ATP-grasp has product MIQEKSTNLVRVNARRTDVFDVFNFQHYAGPNPYLDRGALVFDVALTGYREPLPIEDYVARISDRYPHLGNQTYESYAHLFARTASEVGKLEMDLHLSHFNVKPEDKFTRISIQSLHPRTTRAVIYCVWDWFEAISQDEDFLFDDQLVQLQTRFRESVYGGPTVYALLRTADEKGIPAFYLWDEGLMQYGWGKKHVRGVATTFDCDSHIDSDFTTRKDDCKDFLGNLGFPVPKGEIVASEKEALIVAREIGYPVAVKPVVGHKGIGVTAEVQDSYELESAYSRAFAAIPDNQPARIIVEKSIAGKDFRLLCVNGKFVAATERRPASVTGDGYSSINELIRQENRKPERLDSPTSAMSKIQIDEAMELYLEEQRLSLKSILEKGRTVYLRKVANLSAGGVSINATHTIHDDNIILAQDIAQHFRLTCLGIDVITEDLGESWKQGNFAILEINAAPGILMHLNPAVGESVDVPSRILETFFASGIDARIPTITFNKISVQELQTTIDHILLQHPEWTIGAVCREAVFVNRSQKVLRPDYNSNLQSLLRNPKLDLLIAEYKSETLNTEGMFYQGSNIVILDNPTETEMMLVRDLVDGSTVVIKKGNDVSIKRKGLIEDYTLGEDEPFTRVYLKEVSTIL; this is encoded by the coding sequence ATGATTCAAGAAAAAAGCACCAATTTAGTCCGTGTAAATGCCAGAAGAACAGATGTGTTTGATGTTTTCAACTTCCAGCATTATGCCGGGCCGAACCCCTATCTAGATAGAGGCGCATTAGTATTTGATGTGGCGCTGACTGGGTATAGAGAACCTTTGCCCATAGAAGATTATGTTGCCAGAATTAGCGATCGCTATCCTCATCTCGGCAATCAAACTTATGAATCTTACGCCCATTTGTTTGCACGCACCGCCTCAGAAGTGGGAAAGCTGGAAATGGATTTGCACCTAAGCCACTTCAATGTCAAGCCAGAGGACAAGTTTACCCGCATTAGCATTCAATCCCTGCATCCCCGCACAACTAGAGCCGTAATTTATTGTGTGTGGGATTGGTTTGAAGCCATCAGTCAAGACGAAGATTTTCTCTTTGATGACCAACTAGTCCAATTACAAACCAGATTCCGCGAATCTGTCTATGGTGGCCCCACAGTCTACGCCTTATTACGCACCGCCGACGAAAAAGGTATTCCCGCCTTTTATCTCTGGGATGAAGGACTGATGCAATACGGCTGGGGAAAAAAACACGTTCGAGGTGTCGCTACCACCTTTGACTGTGATAGCCATATAGATTCCGACTTCACCACCCGCAAAGATGACTGTAAAGACTTTTTGGGTAACTTAGGCTTTCCAGTTCCCAAAGGTGAAATTGTCGCTAGTGAAAAAGAAGCCTTAATAGTAGCTAGAGAAATTGGCTACCCAGTAGCGGTAAAACCTGTAGTTGGTCACAAAGGAATTGGTGTCACCGCCGAAGTACAAGATTCTTATGAGTTGGAATCAGCTTATAGTCGCGCCTTTGCAGCAATTCCCGACAATCAACCCGCACGCATAATTGTGGAAAAAAGCATTGCGGGTAAGGATTTTCGTTTACTGTGTGTTAACGGCAAATTTGTCGCCGCCACAGAACGCCGTCCCGCATCGGTGACAGGTGATGGTTACTCCAGCATTAACGAATTAATCCGTCAAGAAAATCGCAAACCTGAACGTTTAGATTCACCCACCTCAGCAATGAGCAAAATTCAAATTGATGAGGCGATGGAATTGTATCTAGAAGAACAGCGTTTGTCTTTGAAGAGTATTCTAGAAAAAGGTAGAACTGTCTACCTGCGGAAAGTTGCCAATCTTTCTGCTGGTGGCGTGAGTATCAATGCCACCCATACAATTCATGATGATAATATTATCCTGGCTCAAGACATTGCCCAACATTTTCGCCTAACTTGTCTTGGCATTGATGTGATTACCGAAGATTTGGGCGAATCTTGGAAACAGGGTAACTTTGCCATCTTAGAAATTAACGCCGCCCCTGGTATTTTGATGCACCTCAACCCAGCTGTGGGCGAAAGTGTTGATGTTCCATCCCGCATCTTAGAAACTTTTTTTGCATCTGGAATTGATGCCAGAATTCCCACTATTACCTTTAACAAAATCTCCGTTCAGGAACTACAAACAACCATTGACCATATTTTATTACAACATCCTGAATGGACAATAGGCGCTGTTTGTCGTGAAGCTGTTTTTGTTAATCGCTCACAAAAAGTTCTCCGCCCAGATTACAACAGTAATCTCCAAAGTTTACTGCGGAATCCCAAACTAGATTTGTTAATTGCTGAGTATAAATCAGAGACTTTGAATACAGAGGGGATGTTCTATCAAGGTAGCAACATTGTCATCTTAGATAACCCCACTGAAACCGAAATGATGTTAGTGCGTGATTTGGTTGATGGTTCCACAGTAGTAATTAAAAAAGGCAATGATGTTTCCATTAAACGTAAAGGGTTAATTGAAGACTACACCTTGGGAGAAGATGAACCATTTACCAGAGTTTATTTGAAAGAAGTTAGCACTATTTTGTGA